One window of the Streptomyces sp. TS71-3 genome contains the following:
- a CDS encoding metallophosphoesterase, with product MSDVHGNARDLARAGEGADALVCLGDLVLFLDYADHSRGIFPDLFGTENAHRIVELRTARRFEEARAFGAGLWSAIGTDPRTAIEEAVRRQYAELFAAFPAPTYATYGNVDIPGLWPEYAGIGTTVLDGERVEIGGRVFGFVGGGLRTSMRTPYEISDEEYAAKIEAVGEVDVLCTHIPPEVPELVYDTVARRFERGSTALLDAIRRTRPRYALFGHVHQPLARRMRIGRTECVNVGHFASSGRPWVLQW from the coding sequence GTGAGCGACGTGCACGGCAACGCACGGGATCTGGCGCGCGCGGGGGAGGGCGCCGACGCGCTGGTCTGCCTCGGTGACCTGGTGCTGTTCCTCGACTACGCGGACCACTCGCGCGGCATCTTCCCGGACCTGTTCGGGACCGAGAACGCGCACCGGATCGTGGAGCTGCGCACCGCCCGCCGCTTCGAGGAGGCGCGCGCGTTCGGCGCCGGCCTCTGGTCGGCGATCGGGACGGACCCGCGCACGGCCATCGAGGAGGCGGTGCGCAGGCAGTACGCCGAGCTGTTCGCGGCCTTCCCCGCTCCGACGTACGCCACCTACGGCAATGTCGACATCCCGGGCCTGTGGCCGGAGTACGCGGGGATCGGCACCACGGTCCTGGACGGCGAGCGGGTCGAGATCGGCGGCCGGGTCTTCGGCTTCGTCGGCGGCGGCCTGCGGACCTCGATGCGCACGCCCTACGAGATCAGCGACGAGGAGTACGCCGCGAAGATCGAGGCGGTCGGCGAGGTGGACGTGCTGTGCACGCACATACCGCCGGAGGTTCCCGAGCTGGTCTACGACACCGTGGCGCGCCGCTTCGAGCGCGGCAGCACCGCCCTGCTCGACGCCATCCGCCGCACCCGCCCGCGGTACGCGCTCTTCGGCCATGTGCACCAGCCGCTGGCGCGCAGGATGCGGATCGGCCGCACGGAGTGCGTCAACGTGGGCCACTTCGCGTCGTCCGGCCGGCCCTGGGTGCTCCAGTGGTGA
- a CDS encoding SRPBCC family protein: MAEHTSSSITIKAAPADVMDVIADFARYPDWTGEVKQAEVLATDNEGRAEQVRLVMDAGAIKDDQTLAYTWKGTNEVSWTLVKSQMLRSLDGAYVLEPAGEEATQVTYSLTVDVKIPMLGMIKRKAEKVVIDRALAGLKKRVETR, translated from the coding sequence ATGGCGGAACACACCAGTTCGAGCATCACGATCAAGGCGGCGCCCGCCGATGTCATGGACGTGATCGCCGACTTCGCCCGCTACCCCGACTGGACGGGCGAGGTGAAGCAGGCGGAGGTGCTGGCCACCGACAATGAGGGCCGCGCCGAGCAGGTCCGGCTCGTCATGGACGCCGGTGCGATCAAGGACGACCAGACCCTCGCCTACACCTGGAAGGGCACCAACGAGGTCAGTTGGACCCTGGTGAAGTCGCAGATGCTGCGCTCCCTGGACGGCGCGTACGTCCTGGAGCCGGCCGGCGAGGAGGCCACGCAGGTCACCTACAGCCTGACCGTCGACGTCAAGATCCCGATGCTCGGCATGATCAAGCGCAAGGCCGAGAAGGTCGTCATCGACCGGGCCCTGGCGGGGCTGAAGAAGCGCGTGGAGACCCGGTAG
- a CDS encoding ArsA family ATPase, with translation MRTVLLTGPGGAGRTTVAAATAVAAARGGTATLLLTTDATDTAGAALGTPTGPVPVTPLPGLTVLRPDPAAGFRADLLALQRHASATLDMLGTAPFHDDELTPLPGSRELALLRALCEAAAGPHELVVADLPATTEALGTLALPERLRRYLRRLLPQERLAARALRPVLGRLARLPMPADGLYEAAGRWDVALATAQSVIEDPGTTVRLVAEPGESGAEAVRTAAAGLALHGLRMDGLIANRLVPESSADPWLGGLAAAQRKTLDAWAGSGGDGAGPGGACGPLYRIAHLGREPRGLDDLAALAAAAGPAGLPGAGPRTAPERSSAPRTPERPAPGTPAGTPPWPLTDHRADEGVLVWHIPLPGAERAELDLVRRGDELVLTAGPFRRVVALPSALCRCTVDGAALRDGELRIRFRPDPALWPRGL, from the coding sequence GTGCGTACCGTCCTGCTGACCGGACCCGGGGGCGCCGGCCGTACCACCGTGGCCGCTGCGACCGCCGTCGCGGCCGCCCGTGGCGGCACCGCCACCCTGCTGCTCACCACCGATGCCACCGATACCGCGGGCGCGGCCCTGGGCACGCCCACGGGGCCCGTCCCCGTCACCCCGCTGCCCGGGCTCACGGTGCTGCGCCCCGACCCCGCCGCCGGCTTCCGTGCGGACCTGCTGGCCCTCCAGCGGCACGCGTCCGCCACGCTCGACATGCTCGGCACTGCCCCGTTCCACGACGACGAGCTGACGCCCCTGCCCGGCAGCCGGGAGCTGGCCCTGCTGCGCGCACTCTGCGAGGCGGCCGCGGGGCCCCACGAGCTGGTGGTGGCCGACCTGCCCGCCACCACCGAGGCCCTCGGCACCCTGGCGCTGCCCGAGCGGCTCCGCCGCTACCTGCGCAGGCTGCTGCCGCAGGAGCGCCTCGCGGCACGTGCCCTGCGGCCCGTGCTGGGGCGGCTCGCGCGGCTGCCGATGCCCGCCGACGGGCTCTACGAGGCCGCGGGCCGCTGGGACGTGGCACTGGCCACGGCACAGAGCGTGATCGAGGATCCGGGCACCACGGTCCGGCTGGTCGCCGAGCCGGGGGAGTCCGGCGCCGAGGCCGTCCGCACCGCCGCCGCCGGCCTCGCCCTGCACGGCCTGCGGATGGACGGCCTGATCGCCAACCGGCTGGTCCCCGAGTCCTCCGCCGACCCGTGGCTCGGCGGCCTCGCCGCCGCCCAGCGCAAGACCCTCGACGCATGGGCGGGCTCCGGCGGCGACGGCGCGGGGCCCGGCGGGGCGTGCGGGCCGCTGTACCGGATCGCGCACCTGGGCCGCGAGCCCCGCGGGCTCGACGACCTCGCCGCGCTGGCCGCCGCCGCGGGCCCCGCCGGGCTGCCCGGGGCCGGCCCCCGGACGGCCCCCGAGCGGTCCTCGGCGCCCCGTACCCCCGAGCGCCCCGCCCCCGGGACCCCCGCCGGCACCCCGCCCTGGCCGCTGACCGACCACCGCGCCGACGAGGGCGTGCTCGTCTGGCACATCCCGCTGCCCGGCGCCGAGCGTGCCGAGCTCGACCTGGTCAGGCGCGGCGACGAACTCGTGCTCACCGCGGGCCCGTTCCGCCGCGTCGTCGCCCTGCCGTCCGCGCTGTGCCGCTGCACGGTCGACGGGGCCGCCCTGCGCGACGGCGAGCTGCGCATCCGGTTCCGGCCGGACCCGGCGCTGTGGCCCCGGGGCCTGTGA